The region CAATTTCCCTGGCAGACATAGTCAGGTGGATGAGTTCGTTTTACCTTTAGTTCTTCTTTTCTGTCGTTTGTATTGAttttgtttgcgctgttttgtgtcTGTGAAATGAACTACCACACCACATTTGCGGAGACTTCGGTCACTGAAATGGCGGAAACCCTAACTCAACTTCGCTGCTTCAGACGCACTGCTGAACTCACCTGGCCTGCTTGCAGTCCTTTTCGTGGTAGGTGCAGTCGATGACGACGTCGGTAAACTGGTGGCCCAGCGTTTCGACCTGACTTGCGTTGCGCACCGCTGTCAGGGCCAACCAATCCGACAATCGGTGCTGTAGTTTGAGGTCGTCCGTGTTTGCCTGCGTTGAGTAATGATGTTCAACGTGTGTGTCCGAGTAACTTCTGTGGCTTAAGCCTTTGCTTAGAAAACGGATTGTCACGCTGCTTTCTCGCCCCGTGTTCCTACGGTGACCAGCAGTTACTTTGTGAAATTAAAACTAACCTGAAAATGCGTTGTTCATTCTTGTGACACAGTATACAACGCTCTGCCGTGTCAGGCGCAGCGCGAAAGCGCTTGTCACAGAATTGGCGCTCTACTTTATATATATGTACGGGTATgtaagtgtgtatgtgtgtaaactTCTGTATGCAAAATGTGCTCCCTCCCTGTAATGACCCTCAGAGAGGGTTAacagtatttctaaataaataaataaataaataaataaataaataaataaataaataaataaataaataaataaataaataaataaataaataaataaacattcttTCCCTATCTGACGTGctcaatatatatacagggtgtctcgaCCTGCTAATATGGaccaagctttaaaaaatatGGATAATTTTTTTCCAGATCAAAACTAAGTGCGCATTGTGCACAGTCGAGGTAAGAAGCCACCAGTAAATGCTTTGTTGATGACACTCAATTAGGCAATTACAAATGATTATATAACTTCTCAATTACTGTCGTAAAGATGTCAGTTAGGAAGCTGTAGGCATAAGGAACATCAAACAGGGTTGTTTTAAGCAAgatgaaaaagaaagcaagctGAAACAGAAAgcaattaaataaaaataaaaattccgCACGTGAGCTCTAGTGTACATGCGTAGACTACAAAAATAAATCAACTTCTTAACGTAACAAATTTTGCTTAACGATCGACCAGCAACATCAACCGCGTCGTCGGCGTAATTACCGCGAAGCTGAACCTGACGCGTTTTTTGAAACGCGCATATATGCGCGTTTCAAAAAACGCGTCAGGTTCAGCTTCGCGGCCGATCCTGCCATCCCcggaccatagcctcctatatttaaaaaaatataggaggctatgcccgGACGAACGCTTCGCGTCGCTCCCCTCGCACGCTGTCATCACGTTTCAGATTATCCACGTTCTCTGGATTTCTACCATTTCGCCGCTGCATACGTCTTCAAACAGACTTTCGTCAAGCGCGTACTTCTCTGAACTCCTGGCTCTTGCCACATAGGCGCTCCTCTAGCTCCGATTCCATGGCGCGCTCCGATGCCTCCAGGGCGCACAGCTTGGAACGGCGTAGCTGGTTCACGTTGCACACGGTGACGTCGGGCAGCTCGAACGACTCGTTCGTGTTGTACTCGAAGGCGACGGCCACGCTGTACGTGAAGTACTCGCGCAGGATGGCGCCCGTCTCGCTGGCGCTGTAGTACACCAGAGTGAGCACCGCCGCGGTCCAGAGCAGTCGGCGAACGCGTCCTCCCTCGACGAAGACGTCGGCGCCCGGGAGACCGGAGTCCCGAGCCAACTGGCCGTAGACTTCACCACATGCGCGCCACACGCTGTGGCTTGGGGCATCGTTGTCGTGGCCACGTTCTGCTCCGCTGTCCGTTCCCTTCATGGTGACTTCTTGTGACATGCGAGACAACCAGATGCCATGTGATGCTCTGCGCAATGCTGCGTCCCTTCTAACCGTACATTACGGAGAACATATGCGTAATTGACCGCCCTCGAGATGCCCTGTTGACGTTATACGTGCGGAGTTACACATTTACCAATTAACcatgcttagaaaaaaaaaaaaaagatgcctcCTTGGCATTAAAGTCCCATTCAATGCCCAATGCAGGATATCCTACAGGAAACGGACAGTACGGTCCCTGCAGATACCGCGTGCTAGATACCTTGCAAGAAATGCACATTGTGACGCTTTTAAACAGCAATATTTCGCCCTGCAACTTGTCCTGCACTAAGGAAGTTTCGAATGCGCTTTACATAAATGCCATATGCAAGGCTCCTTGTCGCGAACTTGTGCTCCGCATTTGATGAATCATCGCCATCACTGATACGTAGGGGCAGCTAACCTGATCCTTGATTCTGCGTAGTTGATCCTTGATCCTTGTATGAAGTCGTATAAGGAGTTGCAGATTGTCCGATAGCCCTCTGGCAGTAAGAAATGTTTCCGGAAATCTACACAATATCAAatcaatcatcatcattgtccccaccaccaccatcatcataatcatgatAACTATTATCATCATCTCATGAGCTCTTAATGCACACTACTTAATTGTCACACTATGCCTAAGTAGACCCAAAAAATGGTACGTTACATTAAAAAATTGCACATATTCCCATTCTGCAGAAAATCATCGCTATTTACCATAAATGATGATAATATCTGCGCGAGTTCGGCTCTGTTGATTAGTTTTTTTTGTCAGGCTTGAAGTTGGCATCAATATGAGTAAAATTTACAAGAGCGAGTCGTATTCGCGACAGCGGCACCAGGAGTGATGTTACAGCATCTACAATAACATGACGCTTAGCGCGGAAGTAAAGTAAATATTGCTCATCTAAGTTTTCATAATATCGGTGCTAGTTCGAGAGCTAATGAAGAATAACCCATGTGCTGCGAAACTTTACTAATGCGGGAACCAACCAGCGCAACTTAAGCAGATTACATGTTAAAGATGACGTAAGACTGATTTGAGTTAAGTTTAGCTCGAATTATCTAGAATGCGGAGAAGGCGTTGCCTTCCTTTTGCTAGTGCGCAGGACGAAAGGCGCAGTAGTGAACGAAATGCGGTAGCTTTGCGACGGGCTAACATTCCACGAGTCCTCGCGCGGCTTTACCATACAAAGGTCCTGGGAGCCTTGCCT is a window of Dermacentor silvarum isolate Dsil-2018 chromosome 4, BIME_Dsil_1.4, whole genome shotgun sequence DNA encoding:
- the LOC125944988 gene encoding degenerin unc-8-like, with product MKGTDSGAERGHDNDAPSHSVWRACGEVYGQLARDSGLPGADVFVEGGRVRRLLWTAAVLTLVYYSASETGAILREYFTYSVAVAFEYNTNESFELPDVTVCNVNQLRRSKLCALEASERAMESELEERLCGKSQEFREANTDDLKLQHRLSDWLALTAVRNASQVETLGHQFTDVVIDCTYHEKDCKQARFFLNHTNPWYGNCFCIHCEKTDRLFDYNSLASPYNGLVMTLNPELHEYLPTSYQAGFLVMIHAHGTRTWPKCLRELLEEPYGAYTREDCLNLCLQQMVVERCGCLTAQLPQLNKLATMYGACGENEYECVAQVSADATNMQLENRCQCHSACL